A region from the Macrobrachium nipponense isolate FS-2020 chromosome 47, ASM1510439v2, whole genome shotgun sequence genome encodes:
- the LOC135204806 gene encoding thiol S-methyltransferase TMT1A-like, giving the protein MERFELANIIARMPEISRHLALEDAQTKKRLTYLAAGVGVCLVAYKLHLRKRWFAWLFNAGTGARFEKYDNMKREFFKPLSDMASHDPELREENSIKILEVGVGSGTNFEFFPDGCHLVAVDPNPFFGKYYDQNRSKFPNIKSTEIIVAKGENMDEVKNDSVDAVVMTLVLCSVSDVHQIIRQVRRVLAPGGKFYFIEHVKEWDSKNHWLRRRLQQFLTFTGFWPLVFDGCRLDSDPMPVMRALGGFSEVKHEYFYAPVPGGVAKLVESHLRGVATK; this is encoded by the exons ATGGAGAGGTTCGAGCTAGCTAATATCATTGCACGAATGCCAGAGATTTCGCGCCACCTCGCACTCGAAGACGCTCAGACAAAAAAGCGGTTGACGTACCTAGCAGCGGGAGTTGGCGTTTGCCTAGTGGCCTATAAGTTGCATCTGAGGAAGAG gtgGTTTGCCTGGCTCTTCAATGCAGGCACGGGCGCCAGATTCGAAAAGTACGACAACATGAAGAGGGAATTCTTCAAGCCCCTGTCCGACATGGCGTCCCATGACCCTGAGTTGAGGGAGGAGAACTCTATCAAGATCTTGGAGGTGGGCGTCGGGTCAG GCACCAACTTCGAATTTTTCCCCGATGGCTGCCACCTGGTGGCCGTGGATCCCAACCCATTTTTCGGAAAATACTACGACCAGAATCGATCCAAGTTCCCCAACATCAAGTCGACGGAAATCATTGTTGCGAAAG ggGAGAATATGGACGAAGTCAAGAACGACAGTGTAGACGCTGTGGTGATGACACTAGTCCTATGCTCCGTTTCAGACGTGCACCAAATCATCCGACAAGTCAGGAGGGTGCTCGCTCCA GGAGGCAAATTCTACTTCATAGAACACGTCAAAGAGTGGGACTCCAAAAACCACTGGTTGCGACGGCGTCTCCAGCAGTTCCTGACCTTCACGGGATTCTGGCCGCTGGTATTCGACGGGTGTCGTCTCGACAGTGACCCCATGCCCGTCATGAGGGCACTGGGCGGGTTCTCCGAGGTCAAACACGAGTACTTCTACGCCCCGGTCCCTGGGGGCGTGGCTAAGCTGGTCGAGTCGCACCTGAGGGGCGTGGCCACGAAGTGA